Proteins from a single region of Natrinema salifodinae:
- the proS gene encoding proline--tRNA ligase codes for MSDESQELGITESKSHKPGEWYAEVVQKAGLADYAPMGGFIVTKPRGYALWEAIQDALDGWFKETGVDNVYFPMFIPESFLEREKDIVEGFDPEVAWVTQGGHDELEERLAVRPTSESIIAPFMADWVRSHRDLPLRLNQWCSVVRWEATETKPFFRTKEFMWQEGHTAHATDEDAWEEVWTRLDQYERVYEDVLAIPVLRGKKPEHDKFPGADTTTTVEALMPDGKSVQGATSHNLGQSFAEAFDITFADEDEDERTAYTTSWGLSWRALGALIMTHADDQGLVLPPTIAPTQVVIVPIWQEDTKDDVLEYSEEIADDLEEAGFRVELDDRDERNPGFKFNEHELNGVPLRLEIGPYEVEDEEVTLVHRPDSEETVEDRDGIVDAVDEHLEEIYDKLYETAAENLEANVREAHSPEEILGTIGQHGGYVKTPWCGDEACEEVIKEKIAAEIVMQPLDDEGGRTAGEVPEPDHDECGVCGDPADEVAYFAKSY; via the coding sequence ATGAGCGACGAGAGTCAAGAACTCGGGATCACCGAGTCAAAATCGCACAAGCCCGGCGAGTGGTACGCCGAAGTCGTCCAGAAGGCCGGCCTGGCGGACTACGCGCCCATGGGCGGGTTCATCGTCACGAAGCCCCGCGGCTACGCGCTCTGGGAGGCCATTCAGGACGCGCTCGACGGCTGGTTCAAAGAGACCGGCGTCGACAACGTCTACTTCCCGATGTTCATCCCCGAGAGCTTCCTCGAACGGGAAAAGGACATCGTCGAAGGGTTCGACCCCGAGGTCGCGTGGGTCACCCAGGGCGGCCACGACGAACTCGAGGAGCGCCTGGCGGTGCGCCCGACCAGCGAATCCATCATCGCGCCGTTCATGGCCGACTGGGTCCGCAGTCACCGCGACCTTCCGCTGCGCCTGAACCAGTGGTGTTCGGTCGTCCGCTGGGAGGCCACGGAGACGAAGCCGTTCTTCCGGACGAAGGAGTTCATGTGGCAGGAGGGCCACACCGCCCACGCGACCGACGAAGACGCCTGGGAGGAGGTCTGGACCCGACTCGACCAATATGAGCGCGTCTACGAGGACGTGCTGGCGATTCCGGTGCTGCGCGGGAAGAAGCCCGAACACGACAAGTTCCCCGGCGCGGACACCACGACGACCGTCGAGGCGCTGATGCCCGACGGCAAGTCCGTTCAGGGTGCGACCAGCCATAACCTCGGGCAGAGCTTCGCCGAGGCGTTCGACATCACCTTCGCCGACGAGGACGAGGATGAGCGGACCGCTTACACCACCTCGTGGGGGCTCTCCTGGCGCGCGCTCGGGGCACTCATCATGACCCACGCCGACGATCAGGGGCTCGTGCTCCCGCCGACGATCGCACCCACCCAGGTCGTGATCGTCCCGATCTGGCAGGAGGACACGAAAGACGACGTCCTCGAGTACTCCGAGGAAATCGCCGACGATCTCGAGGAAGCCGGCTTCCGCGTCGAACTCGACGACCGCGACGAGCGCAATCCTGGCTTCAAGTTCAACGAGCACGAACTCAACGGCGTTCCCCTCCGGCTGGAGATCGGCCCCTACGAAGTCGAGGACGAGGAAGTCACGCTCGTCCACCGCCCGGACAGCGAAGAGACCGTCGAGGACCGCGACGGGATCGTCGATGCCGTCGACGAGCACCTCGAGGAAATCTACGACAAACTCTACGAGACGGCCGCGGAGAACCTCGAAGCGAACGTCCGCGAGGCCCACAGCCCGGAGGAGATCCTCGGGACGATCGGCCAGCACGGCGGCTACGTGAAGACGCCGTGGTGCGGCGACGAGGCCTGCGAAGAGGTAATCAAGGAGAAGATCGCCGCCGAAATCGTCATGCAACCGCTGGACGACGAGGGCGGTCGGACGGCCGGCGAGGTCCCCGAACCCGACCACGACGAGTGCGGCGTCTGCGGCGATCCCGCCGACGAGGTCGCGTACTTCGCGAAGTCGTACTGA